One Syntrophorhabdaceae bacterium genomic region harbors:
- a CDS encoding zinc ribbon domain-containing protein — MPIYEYRCKECGAISEYLVGVGKRDNDIVRCRVCGANNLEKVLSTANLSKRGHMISTQGGKTCCGKEERCSTPPCSTGGGCRR, encoded by the coding sequence ATGCCTATATATGAATACAGGTGTAAAGAGTGTGGCGCCATCTCTGAATATTTGGTAGGTGTAGGAAAGAGAGATAATGATATAGTAAGATGCAGGGTCTGTGGGGCTAACAACCTGGAAAAAGTCCTTTCTACAGCCAATCTCTCAAAGCGTGGACATATGATTTCCACACAGGGTGGCAAAACCTGTTGTGGAAAAGAAGAGCGCTGTAGCACTCCACCCTGCTCAACAGGTGGTGGTTGCAGAAGATAA